One genomic region from Balaenoptera acutorostrata chromosome 1, mBalAcu1.1, whole genome shotgun sequence encodes:
- the LOC103001332 gene encoding regulator of hemoglobinization and erythroid cell expansion protein-like, producing the protein MLTEEMKVWHGVVIAVVSLVLQACLIAAVNYLLSRRMAKENERILEKARLQVPRPSPAHYCPPAAKEMKETRAERSTPVPEPRYPHDSDTSSDSSDSSDGSPPTHQATKDVNYTQVVFSAPGGQRNDSVLDYENIEEATDYINVKPKSHKPSFWTSVNPGVFERVEYPSGHVNSRLFNGV; encoded by the exons ATGCTGACGGA AGAAATGAAGGTCTGGCACGGAGTAGTGATCGCAGTGGTGTCTCTGGTACTGCAGGCCTGCCTCATCGCAGCCGTCAACTACCTGCTCAGCAGGCGCATGG CCAAGGAGAATGAGCGGATACTGGAAAAGGCCAGGCTCCAggtccccaggcccagccctgcccactacTGCCCACCTGCTGCCAAGGAGATGAAGGAGACTCGGGCAGAGAGAAGCACTCCTGTGCCTGAGCCCCGTTACCCGC ATGACAGTGACACGTCCTCAGACAGCTCCGACAGCTCGGACGGCTCACCTCCCACCCACCAG gCCACCAAGGATGTGAACTACACACAAGTGGTCTTTTCAGCTCCTGGAGGACAAAGAAATGACTCTGTCCTGGACTATGAGAACATAGAGGAAGCCACAGATTACATCAATGTCAAACCAAAAAGCCACAAGCCCAGTTTCTGGACTTCTGTGAACCCTGGTGTCTTTGAGCGAGTGGAATACCCAAGTGGCCATGTGAATTCTAGGCTTTTTAATGGGGTGTAG
- the LOC130704623 gene encoding LOW QUALITY PROTEIN: vasopressin V1b receptor-like (The sequence of the model RefSeq protein was modified relative to this genomic sequence to represent the inferred CDS: deleted 1 base in 1 codon) — protein MDPGPPWITSPTPGSTLSVPNATTPWLGRDEELAKVEIGVLATVLVLATGGNLTVLLTVGQPGRKRSRMHLFVLHLALTDLGVALFQVLPQLLWDITYRFQGPDPLCRAIKYLQVLSMFASTYMLLAMTLDRYLAVCHPLCSLQQPSRSTYPLIAAPWLLAAILSLPQVFIFSLREVIQGSGVLDCWADFRFPWGPRAYITWTTLAIFILPVAMLTACYSLICHEICKNLKVKTGAWKVEGGGWRTWNRPSPPSAPAAATRGLPSRVSSTSTISRAKIRTVKMTFVIVLAYIACWAPFFSVQMWSVWDENAPDEDSTNVSFTISMLLGNLSSCCNPWIYMGFNGHLWPRSLCRLACCGGPGPRMCRQLSSGSPSSRRAMLLTRSSVLPTLSLSPRLSQRPGPEDPLKGEEQVDRDTITETSIF, from the exons ATGGATCCTGGGCCTCCTTGGATCACCAGCCCCACGCCCGGGAgcaccctctctgtccccaaTGCCACCACACCCTGGCTGGGCCGGGATGAGGAGCTGGCCAAGGTGGAGATCGGCGTCCTGGCCACTGTCCTGGTGCTGGCGACAGGGGGCAACCTGACTGTGCTGCTGACGGTGGGGCAGCCCGGCCGCAAGCGCTCCCGCATGCACCTGTTCGTGCTGCACCTGGCCCTGACGGACCTGGGCGTGGCGCTCTTCCAGGTGCTGCCCCAGCTGCTGTGGGACATCACCTACCGCTTCCAGGGCCCCGACCCCCTCTGCCGGGCCATCAAGTACCTGCAGGTGCTCAGCATGTTCGCCTCCACCTACATGCTGCTGGCCATGACGCTTGACCGCTACCTGGCCGTTTGTCACCCCCTGTGCAGCCTCCAGCAGCCCAGCAGGTCCACCTACCCTCTCATTGCAGCTCCTTGGCTGCTGGCTGCCATCCTCAGCCTCCCTCaagtcttcattttttctttacgAGAGGTGATCCAGGGCTCT GGAGTGCTGGACTGCTGGGCAGACTTCCGCTTTCCTTGGGGGCCACGGGCCTACATCACCTGGACCACCCTGGCCATCTTCATCCTGCCTGTGGCCATGCTCACGGCCTGCTACAGCCTCATCTGCCATGAAATCTGTAAGAACCTAAAAGTCAAGACCGGGGCCTGGAAGGTAGAAGGAGGGGGTTGGAGGACTTGGAACCGGCCCTCACCTCCTTCTGCACCAGCTGCAGCCACACGGGGGCTGCCATCCCGGGTCAGCAGCACCAGCACCATCTCACGGGCCAAGATCCGGACTGTGAAGATGACCTTCGTCATTGTGCTGGCCTACATCGCCTGCTGGGCGCCTTTCTTCAGCGTCCAGATGTGGTCTGTGTGGGACGAGAATGCCCCTGATGAAG ATTCAACCAATGTGTCTTTCACCATCTCCATGCTTTTGGGCAACCTCAGCAGCTGCTGCAACCCCTGGATCTACATGGGCTTCAACGGCCACCTGTGGCCGCGTTCCCTCTGCCGTCTGGCCTGCTGCGGGGGGCCGGGGCCCAGGATGTGCAGGCAGCTCTCCAGCGGCAGCCCGTCCAGCCGCCGCGCCATGCTGCTGACCCGCTCCAGTGTCCTGCCCACCCTCAGCCTCAGCCCCAGACTCAGCCAGAGGCCGGGGCCCGAAGACCCACTGAAGGGTGAAGAGCAGGTGGACAGGGACACCATCACCGAGACCAGCATCTTTTAG